In Helianthus annuus cultivar XRQ/B chromosome 8, HanXRQr2.0-SUNRISE, whole genome shotgun sequence, a single genomic region encodes these proteins:
- the LOC110870865 gene encoding F-box/kelch-repeat protein At3g06240: protein MAKQLVPDDVVEQILVRLDVKDLIRFKSVCHSWLYVISSPFFVKAHLKHAYMTDHNNPQLGHRRVCLRTVVSEDMYLRNLVRIVGSCNGLLLLCVSPRGFNLVVTNPSTREHKELPTPPYRFCDIHYKCSLREVVSWGFGYDSSADDYKVIAGFMKRKRTGSKVTVFHVLTLKSNTWKFIGQVKYWRFCGGVSGILCGGALHWIMTCKKKNEEKKTMDVIISLDLSTEEFKEIPLPDASLLYEYGYNHILLGVIEECLCIYTSGSPPSTKKWVMRNNKWEVFIDDHRQSKYDIVHYLPFTSDAQMNSSDCVDDGNLLPANGAHVRASIFVKSLVSPHPHDGQEDTKCAERGTKEQVVL from the exons ATGGCGAAGCAGCTTGTGCCTGATGATGTGGTTGAGCAAATACTGGTACGTTTGGATGTGAAAGATCTAATTCGATTTAAGAGCGTGTGTCACTCATGGCTATATGTTATATCCAGTCCTTTTTTTGTTAAAGCTCACTTGAAGCATGCTTACATGACTGATCATAACAATCCTCAACTTGGACACAGAAGGGTCTGTCTTCGCACAGTTGTCAGCGAAGACATGTATTTGCGGAACCTCGTTCGTATTGTTGGTTCTTGTAATGGCCTGTTATTGTTATGCGTTTCTCCTAGAGGATTTAATTTAGTAGTAACCAATCCTTCGACCAGGGAACATAAGGAACTACCAACGCCCCCCTATCGGTTTTGTGATATTCACTATAAATGTTCTCTCAGGGAAGTAGTATCTTGGGGTTTTGGTTATGATTCATCTGCAGATGATTACAAGGTTATAGCCGGGTTCATGAAAAGAAAGCGGACGGGTAGTAAAGTGACAGTTTTTCATGTGTTAACATTGAAATCAAATACTTGGAAGTTTATTGGACAAGTAAAGTATTGGAGATTTTGTGGCGGTGTTTCTGGTATCTTATGTGGCGGGGCACTTCACTGGATCATGACCTGTAAAAAGAAGAACGAGGAGAAGAAGACGATGGATGTAATAATTTCTTTGGATTTATCCACAGAGGAGTTTAAAGAAATACCCCTACCAGATGCTAGTCTGTTATATGAATATGGTTACAATCATATACTACTAGGGGTTATAGAAGAATGTCTATGCATATATACAAGTGGTTCCCCTCCATCTACTAAGAAATGGGTCATGAGAAACAACAAGTGGGAAGTGTTTATTGATGATCATCGTCAGAGCAAGTATGATATTGTACACTACTTACCATTTACATCGGATGCGCAAATGAATAGTAGTGATTGTGTTGATGATGGTAACCTTTTGCCCGCCAATGGGGCCCATGTTCGTGCTAGTATATTTGTCAAGAGCCTCGTATCTCCCCATCCCCATGAT GGGCAAGAAGATACCAAGTGTGCTGAAAGAGGTACCAAGGAGCAAGTGGTCTTGTAA